The Aedes aegypti strain LVP_AGWG chromosome 1, AaegL5.0 Primary Assembly, whole genome shotgun sequence sequence GAGCTAGAAGAATTCACAACAAATCCGATTATAAATGAAGAGAACATCCCTCGTTAACAATCAGCCATCGAACTTGAGCTTTCTATTTGCTTACCCCAAATAGCGCCAACAGAATCAGCGGGGACAGTTGAATCTCGAACATGTACTGATCGAAGACCTGGTGTTGCACTTGACGGCACACAATGGAAAAATACACCGCGAAGAACGCCGCCGCGGCTGCCAACCATTCCATCAGTTTCGTCATCCTACCGGAGTTATATTGATCTGAGCCTCAAAATACACCTAACTAGAATTTATTGAACCGGCTCGACTGCAGTAACCCTCTCCTCAAGagtaattgaatttgtttgtacTCAACGCTTGTGCAAGATACTGAGCGATGATGCGattgaacttgttttgattGATTACACGGTACCGCTGTTGACGTGGTGGTTGTCAAACGCTAACAAATATGTGCTTCCAATCGTGGCCGTTAGGGGCGCGATGTTTTTGCGCGGTGGAGTGCAGATGGCAGCACTGGAGTTTTATGGTTGTGGTTGCATGAGAAATTTTTTATGGCTGCAAAATTTGGCGCGAAATTCTCAAgacacattccacgcacatctacgccaggatatcaaaaattcaaactctgaaatatttccaaagctatgcagaacatgaaagacaatatgttgaattgtataaaaaatata is a genomic window containing:
- the LOC5565608 gene encoding dolichol-phosphate mannosyltransferase subunit 3; translated protein: MTKLMEWLAAAAAFFAVYFSIVCRQVQHQVFDQYMFEIQLSPLILLALFGLYSASVVLYRTFTFNNCEEAAKELLEQIKEAKKDLRSKGMVLSD